Proteins from a single region of Carassius carassius chromosome 25, fCarCar2.1, whole genome shotgun sequence:
- the LOC132104232 gene encoding pumilio homolog 1-like isoform X2 has protein sequence MSVACVLKRKAVLWQDSFSPHLRLPPPDRPLPSMPVVLSAAGHPPQPGPSPQAPPPTQGAGRSQDDAMVDYFFQRQHGEQPGYNNCKHRWPTGDNMHPDNQVRSMDELNHDFQALALEGRAMGEQLLTGKKFWETDDSGKDGPKGIFLDQWRDCAWGASDHSVSQPIMVQRRPGQGFHGVGEAGSVLSPRSESGGLGVSMVEYVLSSSPAEKMDSCLRKGAFGPRDSEVDDPEKRVEQKPKTAFDPERKELQETEPDVLDNPNGLPSQNGLDVDVKDFSRNPGNCPQTGPEVDLGGPELPGGAGPKPAEEFSNVETQNVTMDPMESVSMETLQFADYTGGQLPLDSTAATVGLFDYNSPQQLFQRPSALAVQQLTAAQQQQYALAAAQQQHIGLAQAAFVPNPYIISAAPPGTDPYAAGLAAAATLGPPVMPHQYYGVTPWGVYPANLFQQQAATPSNSANQQSAAQTQQNQQQVMRAGGNQRPLTPSQGQQGQQTEQLVAAAAVNSALAFGQGLAAGVPGYPMLAPAAYYDQTGALVVNTGARGGPVRLMAPASVIISPSAVAAAAASAGGANGGLGGGASGAFRALSSQQGHGQQGSGALGGSSFYGGGSPSSSSQSSSLFSQGSAQPGSTSLGFSANPSSSLGATLGAALGGFGTAVANSSSSGSRRDSLTGSSDLYKRTPSSLTPIGHGGFYNGLSFSSSPGPVGMPLPNQGPSHSLTPPPSLSTHGSSSSLNLGGLTNGSGRFISAAPGAEAKFRNATTGSSLFSPSSQLFPSSRLRYGMSDVMPSGRSRLLEDFRNNRYPNLQLREIAGHVMEFSQDQHGSRFIQLKLERASPAERQLVFNEILQAAYQLMVDVFGNYVIQKFFEFGSLDQKLALAERIRGHVLSLALQMYGCRVIQKALEFIPSDQQVINEMVRELDGHVLKCVKDQNGNHVVQKCIECVQPHALQFIIDAFKGQVFALSTHPYGCRVIQRILEHCLPEQTLSILEEIHQHTEQLVQDQYGNYVIQHVLEHGRAEDKSKIVSEIRGNVLGLSQHKFASNVVEKCVTHSLRAERAMLIDEVCSMADGPHSALYTMMKDQYANYVVQKMIDVAEPTQRKIVMHKIRPHIATLRKYTYGKHILAKLEKYYMKNGVDLGPLCAPPNGIM, from the exons CCCTCCCCCTACACAGGGAGCAGGACGCTCTCAAGATGACGCCATGGTGGATTACTTCTTCCAACGGCAACATGGCGAGCAGCCTGGCTACAACAATTGCAAACACCGCTGGCCGACCGGTGACAACATGCATCCAGACAACCAG GTACGATCAATGGATGAGCTTAACCATGACTTCCAGGCACTTGCACTGGAGGGCCGAGCCATGGGAGAG CAGCTCCTCACTGGGAAGAAGTTTTGGGAAACCGATGATTCAGGGAAAGATGGACCAAAAGGAATCTTTCTGGACCAGTGGAGAGACTGCGCTTGGGGAGCCTCTG ATCACTCAGTGTCCCAGCCAATCATGGTTCAGCGCCGACCAGGCCAGGGCTTCCATGGCGTCGGAGAGGCCGGATCTGTGCTGTCGCCACGCTCGGAGAGTGGTGGATTAGGCGTCTCCATGGTGGAGTACGTTCTTAGCTCCTCTCCTGCTGAGAAAATGGACTCGTGTCTGCGCAAAGGAGCCTTT GGTCCAAGAGATTCAGAGGTGGATGACCCAGAGAAAAGGGTGGAGCAAAAACCCAAAACAGCATTTGACCCTGAGCGGAAGGAACTTCAGGAGACAGAGCCGGATGTTTTGGATAACCCCAATGGACTGCCCAGTCAGAATGGACTTGATGTTGATGTTAAGGATTTTAG TCGTAATCCTGGTAACTGCCCTCAGACTGGTCCAGAAGTGGATTTGGGTGGACCAGAACTGCCTGGAGGTGCAGGGCCTAAACCAGCAGAGGAGTTCTCAAATGTTGAAACCCAAAATGTGACCATGGACCCCATGGAATCGGTTTCCATGGAGACTTTACAGTTTGCAGATTACACTGGAGGCCAGCTGCCTCTGGACTCCACAGCTGCTACTGTCGGCCTGTTTGACTACAATTCTCCTCAGCAG CTGTTCCAGAGGCCCAGCGCTCTGGCAGTGCAGCAGCTCACCGCGGCACAGCAGCAGCAGTACGCCCTCGCCGCAGCTCAACAACAACACATCG GTTTGGCACAAGCTGCATTTGTACCGAATCCGTACATCATCAGTGCTGCTCCACCTGGAACTGATCCATATGCTGCCGGCCTCGCTGCTGCCGCCACTCTAG GTCCACCGGTGATGCCCCATCAGTACTATGGTGTCACACCATGGGGCGTGTATCCTGCCAATCTATTCCAACAGCAGGCTGCCACCCCCTCCAACTCGGCCAACCAGCAGTCTGCAGCGCAGACCCAGCAGAACCAACAACAG GTGATGCGTGCTGGTGGAAACCAACGACCTCTGACTCCCAGTCAAGGACAGCAGGGTCAGCAGACAGAGCAGCTTGTAGCAGCAGCAGCTGTGAATTCCGCCTTGGCATTTGGGCAGGGTCTGGCAGCAGGTGTACCTG GTTATCCTATGTTAGCTCCAGCTGCATATTATGACCAGACGGGTGCACTTGTGGTGAATACAGGTGCTCGTGGTGGCCCAGTTCGACTTATGGCCCCTGCCTCGGTTATCATCAGCCCATCAGCAG tggctgctgctgctgcttcagcAGGTGGGGCTAATGGCGGTCTCGGTGGTGGAGCAAGCGGTGCGTTCCGTGCATTGAGTTCCCAGCAGGGTCATGGGCAGCAAGGGAGCGGGGCTTTGGGAGGAAGCTCTTTTTATGGGGGTGGCTCCCCAAGCTCTTCCTCACAGAGCTCTTCACTATTTTCACAAGGCTCTGCCCAGCCAGGAAGCACCTCACTTGGATTCAGTGCCAACCCATCATCTTCTCTGGGAGCCACACTTGGAGCAGCACTCGGGGGTTTTGGCACAGCAG tggctAATTCCAGTTCCAGTGGGTCCCGTCGAGATTCTCTGACGGGTAGCTCTGATCTGTACAAGCGCACACCCAGTAGCCTCACCCCTATTGGTCATGGGGGGTTCTACAATGGCCTCAGCTTTAGCTCCTCCCCTGGCCCAGTTGGCATGCCTCTTCCAAACCAAGGCCCCTCCCACTCACTCACCCCGCCACCCTCGCTCTCAACTCATGGATCTTCAAGCAGTCTTAACCTTG GTGGCCTGACCAATGGCAGTGGGCGTTTCATCTCTGCAGCTCCAGGAGCAGAGGCCAAGTTCCGCAATGCCACCACAGGCTCGTCTCTCTTCAGTCCCAGCAGCCAGCTCTTCCCGTCATCACGGCTACGCTACGGCATGTCTGACGTGATGCCATCGGGACGTAGCCGTCTGCTTGAGGACTTCAGAAACAACCGTTACCCCAACCTGCAACTGAGAGAAATCGCAGGACACGTCATGGAGTTCTCTCAGGACCAGCATGGCTCCAG GTTTATCCAGCTGAAACTGGAGAGAGCAAGTCCTGCAGAGCGTCAGTTGGTCTTCAATGAGATACTGCAGGCAGCCTACCAACTCATGGTTGATGTGTTTGGAAATTATGTCATCCAGAAGTTCTTTGAG TTTGGCAGTCTTGATCAGAAGTTGGCGCTGGCGGAGCGGATCCGTGGCCATGTTTTATCGCTGGCACTGCAGATGTACGGCTGCAGAGTGATCCAGAAAGCTCTGGAGTTTATCCCTTCGGACCAACAAGTCATT AATGAGATGGTTCGGGAGCTTGACGGACACGTGTTGAAGTGTGTGAAGGATCAAAATGGCAATCATGTTGTGCAGAAATGCATTGAGTGTGTCCAGCCTCATGCTCTCCAGTTCATCATTGATGCCTTCAAAGGACAG GTGTTTGCTCTGTCTACACACCCATATGGTTGTCGGGTGATCCAGCGTATTCTGGAGCACTGCCTGCCTGAGCAGACTCTGTCGATACtggaggaaatacatcaacacaCCGAGCAGCTGGTCCAG GATCAGTATGGGAATTATGTAATTCAGCACGTGTTGGAGCACGGCCGCGCAGAGGACAAGAGCAAGATTGTATCTGAAATCCGTGGAAATGTTTTGGGGCTCAGCCAGCATAAGTTTGCCAG TAACGTGGTGGAAAAGTGCGTGACCCACTCGTTGCGTGCCGAGAGGGCGATGCTGATTGATGAGGTGTGCAGTATGGCAGACGGGCCCCACAGTGCCTTATACACCATGATGAAGGACCAGTACGCCAACTACGTTGTGCAGAAGATGATCGATGTGGCTGAGCCAACACAACGCAAGATTGTAATGCACAAG ATCCGACCCCATATTGCGACGCTGAGGAAGTACACGTACGGAAAGCACATTTTGGCCAAGCTGGAGAAGTACTACATGAAGAACGGCGTTGACCTCGGCCCACTCTGTGCTCCCCCTAATGGCATCATGTAA
- the LOC132104232 gene encoding pumilio homolog 1-like isoform X3, with translation MSVACVLKRKAVLWQDSFSPHLRLPPPDRPLPSMPVVLSAAGHPPQPGPSPQAPPPTQGAGRSQDDAMVDYFFQRQHGEQPGYNNCKHRWPTGDNMHPDNQVRSMDELNHDFQALALEGRAMGELLTGKKFWETDDSGKDGPKGIFLDQWRDCAWGASDHSVSQPIMVQRRPGQGFHGVGEAGSVLSPRSESGGLGVSMVEYVLSSSPAEKMDSCLRKGAFGPRDSEVDDPEKRVEQKPKTAFDPERKELQETEPDVLDNPNGLPSQNGLDVDVKDFSRNPGNCPQTGPEVDLGGPELPGGAGPKPAEEFSNVETQNVTMDPMESVSMETLQFADYTGGQLPLDSTAATVGLFDYNSPQQLFQRPSALAVQQLTAAQQQQYALAAAQQQHIGLAQAAFVPNPYIISAAPPGTDPYAAGLAAAATLGPPVMPHQYYGVTPWGVYPANLFQQQAATPSNSANQQSAAQTQQNQQQVMRAGGNQRPLTPSQGQQGQQTEQLVAAAAVNSALAFGQGLAAGVPGYPMLAPAAYYDQTGALVVNTGARGGPVRLMAPASVIISPSAVAAAAASAGGANGGLGGGASGAFRALSSQQGHGQQGSGALGGSSFYGGGSPSSSSQSSSLFSQGSAQPGSTSLGFSANPSSSLGATLGAALGGFGTAVANSSSSGSRRDSLTGSSDLYKRTPSSLTPIGHGGFYNGLSFSSSPGPVGMPLPNQGPSHSLTPPPSLSTHGSSSSLNLGGLTNGSGRFISAAPGAEAKFRNATTGSSLFSPSSQLFPSSRLRYGMSDVMPSGRSRLLEDFRNNRYPNLQLREIAGHVMEFSQDQHGSRFIQLKLERASPAERQLVFNEILQAAYQLMVDVFGNYVIQKFFEFGSLDQKLALAERIRGHVLSLALQMYGCRVIQKALEFIPSDQQVINEMVRELDGHVLKCVKDQNGNHVVQKCIECVQPHALQFIIDAFKGQVFALSTHPYGCRVIQRILEHCLPEQTLSILEEIHQHTEQLVQDQYGNYVIQHVLEHGRAEDKSKIVSEIRGNVLGLSQHKFASNVVEKCVTHSLRAERAMLIDEVCSMADGPHSALYTMMKDQYANYVVQKMIDVAEPTQRKIVMHKIRPHIATLRKYTYGKHILAKLEKYYMKNGVDLGPLCAPPNGIM, from the exons CCCTCCCCCTACACAGGGAGCAGGACGCTCTCAAGATGACGCCATGGTGGATTACTTCTTCCAACGGCAACATGGCGAGCAGCCTGGCTACAACAATTGCAAACACCGCTGGCCGACCGGTGACAACATGCATCCAGACAACCAG GTACGATCAATGGATGAGCTTAACCATGACTTCCAGGCACTTGCACTGGAGGGCCGAGCCATGGGAGAG CTCCTCACTGGGAAGAAGTTTTGGGAAACCGATGATTCAGGGAAAGATGGACCAAAAGGAATCTTTCTGGACCAGTGGAGAGACTGCGCTTGGGGAGCCTCTG ATCACTCAGTGTCCCAGCCAATCATGGTTCAGCGCCGACCAGGCCAGGGCTTCCATGGCGTCGGAGAGGCCGGATCTGTGCTGTCGCCACGCTCGGAGAGTGGTGGATTAGGCGTCTCCATGGTGGAGTACGTTCTTAGCTCCTCTCCTGCTGAGAAAATGGACTCGTGTCTGCGCAAAGGAGCCTTT GGTCCAAGAGATTCAGAGGTGGATGACCCAGAGAAAAGGGTGGAGCAAAAACCCAAAACAGCATTTGACCCTGAGCGGAAGGAACTTCAGGAGACAGAGCCGGATGTTTTGGATAACCCCAATGGACTGCCCAGTCAGAATGGACTTGATGTTGATGTTAAGGATTTTAG TCGTAATCCTGGTAACTGCCCTCAGACTGGTCCAGAAGTGGATTTGGGTGGACCAGAACTGCCTGGAGGTGCAGGGCCTAAACCAGCAGAGGAGTTCTCAAATGTTGAAACCCAAAATGTGACCATGGACCCCATGGAATCGGTTTCCATGGAGACTTTACAGTTTGCAGATTACACTGGAGGCCAGCTGCCTCTGGACTCCACAGCTGCTACTGTCGGCCTGTTTGACTACAATTCTCCTCAGCAG CTGTTCCAGAGGCCCAGCGCTCTGGCAGTGCAGCAGCTCACCGCGGCACAGCAGCAGCAGTACGCCCTCGCCGCAGCTCAACAACAACACATCG GTTTGGCACAAGCTGCATTTGTACCGAATCCGTACATCATCAGTGCTGCTCCACCTGGAACTGATCCATATGCTGCCGGCCTCGCTGCTGCCGCCACTCTAG GTCCACCGGTGATGCCCCATCAGTACTATGGTGTCACACCATGGGGCGTGTATCCTGCCAATCTATTCCAACAGCAGGCTGCCACCCCCTCCAACTCGGCCAACCAGCAGTCTGCAGCGCAGACCCAGCAGAACCAACAACAG GTGATGCGTGCTGGTGGAAACCAACGACCTCTGACTCCCAGTCAAGGACAGCAGGGTCAGCAGACAGAGCAGCTTGTAGCAGCAGCAGCTGTGAATTCCGCCTTGGCATTTGGGCAGGGTCTGGCAGCAGGTGTACCTG GTTATCCTATGTTAGCTCCAGCTGCATATTATGACCAGACGGGTGCACTTGTGGTGAATACAGGTGCTCGTGGTGGCCCAGTTCGACTTATGGCCCCTGCCTCGGTTATCATCAGCCCATCAGCAG tggctgctgctgctgcttcagcAGGTGGGGCTAATGGCGGTCTCGGTGGTGGAGCAAGCGGTGCGTTCCGTGCATTGAGTTCCCAGCAGGGTCATGGGCAGCAAGGGAGCGGGGCTTTGGGAGGAAGCTCTTTTTATGGGGGTGGCTCCCCAAGCTCTTCCTCACAGAGCTCTTCACTATTTTCACAAGGCTCTGCCCAGCCAGGAAGCACCTCACTTGGATTCAGTGCCAACCCATCATCTTCTCTGGGAGCCACACTTGGAGCAGCACTCGGGGGTTTTGGCACAGCAG tggctAATTCCAGTTCCAGTGGGTCCCGTCGAGATTCTCTGACGGGTAGCTCTGATCTGTACAAGCGCACACCCAGTAGCCTCACCCCTATTGGTCATGGGGGGTTCTACAATGGCCTCAGCTTTAGCTCCTCCCCTGGCCCAGTTGGCATGCCTCTTCCAAACCAAGGCCCCTCCCACTCACTCACCCCGCCACCCTCGCTCTCAACTCATGGATCTTCAAGCAGTCTTAACCTTG GTGGCCTGACCAATGGCAGTGGGCGTTTCATCTCTGCAGCTCCAGGAGCAGAGGCCAAGTTCCGCAATGCCACCACAGGCTCGTCTCTCTTCAGTCCCAGCAGCCAGCTCTTCCCGTCATCACGGCTACGCTACGGCATGTCTGACGTGATGCCATCGGGACGTAGCCGTCTGCTTGAGGACTTCAGAAACAACCGTTACCCCAACCTGCAACTGAGAGAAATCGCAGGACACGTCATGGAGTTCTCTCAGGACCAGCATGGCTCCAG GTTTATCCAGCTGAAACTGGAGAGAGCAAGTCCTGCAGAGCGTCAGTTGGTCTTCAATGAGATACTGCAGGCAGCCTACCAACTCATGGTTGATGTGTTTGGAAATTATGTCATCCAGAAGTTCTTTGAG TTTGGCAGTCTTGATCAGAAGTTGGCGCTGGCGGAGCGGATCCGTGGCCATGTTTTATCGCTGGCACTGCAGATGTACGGCTGCAGAGTGATCCAGAAAGCTCTGGAGTTTATCCCTTCGGACCAACAAGTCATT AATGAGATGGTTCGGGAGCTTGACGGACACGTGTTGAAGTGTGTGAAGGATCAAAATGGCAATCATGTTGTGCAGAAATGCATTGAGTGTGTCCAGCCTCATGCTCTCCAGTTCATCATTGATGCCTTCAAAGGACAG GTGTTTGCTCTGTCTACACACCCATATGGTTGTCGGGTGATCCAGCGTATTCTGGAGCACTGCCTGCCTGAGCAGACTCTGTCGATACtggaggaaatacatcaacacaCCGAGCAGCTGGTCCAG GATCAGTATGGGAATTATGTAATTCAGCACGTGTTGGAGCACGGCCGCGCAGAGGACAAGAGCAAGATTGTATCTGAAATCCGTGGAAATGTTTTGGGGCTCAGCCAGCATAAGTTTGCCAG TAACGTGGTGGAAAAGTGCGTGACCCACTCGTTGCGTGCCGAGAGGGCGATGCTGATTGATGAGGTGTGCAGTATGGCAGACGGGCCCCACAGTGCCTTATACACCATGATGAAGGACCAGTACGCCAACTACGTTGTGCAGAAGATGATCGATGTGGCTGAGCCAACACAACGCAAGATTGTAATGCACAAG ATCCGACCCCATATTGCGACGCTGAGGAAGTACACGTACGGAAAGCACATTTTGGCCAAGCTGGAGAAGTACTACATGAAGAACGGCGTTGACCTCGGCCCACTCTGTGCTCCCCCTAATGGCATCATGTAA
- the LOC132104232 gene encoding pumilio homolog 1-like isoform X1, whose amino-acid sequence MSVACVLKRKAVLWQDSFSPHLRLPPPDRPLPSMPVVLSAAGHPPQPGPSPQAPPPTQGAGRSQDDAMVDYFFQRQHGEQPGYNNCKHRWPTGDNMHPDNQVRSMDELNHDFQALALEGRAMGEQLLTGKKFWETDDSGKDGPKGIFLDQWRDCAWGASDHSVSQPIMVQRRPGQGFHGVGEAGSVLSPRSESGGLGVSMVEYVLSSSPAEKMDSCLRKGAFGPRDSEVDDPEKRVEQKPKTAFDPERKELQETEPDVLDNPNGLPSQNGLDVDVKDFSRNPGNCPQTGPEVDLGGPELPGGAGPKPAEEFSNVETQNVTMDPMESVSMETLQFADYTGGQLPLDSTAATVGLFDYNSPQQQLVLQLFQRPSALAVQQLTAAQQQQYALAAAQQQHIGLAQAAFVPNPYIISAAPPGTDPYAAGLAAAATLGPPVMPHQYYGVTPWGVYPANLFQQQAATPSNSANQQSAAQTQQNQQQVMRAGGNQRPLTPSQGQQGQQTEQLVAAAAVNSALAFGQGLAAGVPGYPMLAPAAYYDQTGALVVNTGARGGPVRLMAPASVIISPSAVAAAAASAGGANGGLGGGASGAFRALSSQQGHGQQGSGALGGSSFYGGGSPSSSSQSSSLFSQGSAQPGSTSLGFSANPSSSLGATLGAALGGFGTAVANSSSSGSRRDSLTGSSDLYKRTPSSLTPIGHGGFYNGLSFSSSPGPVGMPLPNQGPSHSLTPPPSLSTHGSSSSLNLGGLTNGSGRFISAAPGAEAKFRNATTGSSLFSPSSQLFPSSRLRYGMSDVMPSGRSRLLEDFRNNRYPNLQLREIAGHVMEFSQDQHGSRFIQLKLERASPAERQLVFNEILQAAYQLMVDVFGNYVIQKFFEFGSLDQKLALAERIRGHVLSLALQMYGCRVIQKALEFIPSDQQVINEMVRELDGHVLKCVKDQNGNHVVQKCIECVQPHALQFIIDAFKGQVFALSTHPYGCRVIQRILEHCLPEQTLSILEEIHQHTEQLVQDQYGNYVIQHVLEHGRAEDKSKIVSEIRGNVLGLSQHKFASNVVEKCVTHSLRAERAMLIDEVCSMADGPHSALYTMMKDQYANYVVQKMIDVAEPTQRKIVMHKIRPHIATLRKYTYGKHILAKLEKYYMKNGVDLGPLCAPPNGIM is encoded by the exons CCCTCCCCCTACACAGGGAGCAGGACGCTCTCAAGATGACGCCATGGTGGATTACTTCTTCCAACGGCAACATGGCGAGCAGCCTGGCTACAACAATTGCAAACACCGCTGGCCGACCGGTGACAACATGCATCCAGACAACCAG GTACGATCAATGGATGAGCTTAACCATGACTTCCAGGCACTTGCACTGGAGGGCCGAGCCATGGGAGAG CAGCTCCTCACTGGGAAGAAGTTTTGGGAAACCGATGATTCAGGGAAAGATGGACCAAAAGGAATCTTTCTGGACCAGTGGAGAGACTGCGCTTGGGGAGCCTCTG ATCACTCAGTGTCCCAGCCAATCATGGTTCAGCGCCGACCAGGCCAGGGCTTCCATGGCGTCGGAGAGGCCGGATCTGTGCTGTCGCCACGCTCGGAGAGTGGTGGATTAGGCGTCTCCATGGTGGAGTACGTTCTTAGCTCCTCTCCTGCTGAGAAAATGGACTCGTGTCTGCGCAAAGGAGCCTTT GGTCCAAGAGATTCAGAGGTGGATGACCCAGAGAAAAGGGTGGAGCAAAAACCCAAAACAGCATTTGACCCTGAGCGGAAGGAACTTCAGGAGACAGAGCCGGATGTTTTGGATAACCCCAATGGACTGCCCAGTCAGAATGGACTTGATGTTGATGTTAAGGATTTTAG TCGTAATCCTGGTAACTGCCCTCAGACTGGTCCAGAAGTGGATTTGGGTGGACCAGAACTGCCTGGAGGTGCAGGGCCTAAACCAGCAGAGGAGTTCTCAAATGTTGAAACCCAAAATGTGACCATGGACCCCATGGAATCGGTTTCCATGGAGACTTTACAGTTTGCAGATTACACTGGAGGCCAGCTGCCTCTGGACTCCACAGCTGCTACTGTCGGCCTGTTTGACTACAATTCTCCTCAGCAG CAACTTGTACTGCAGCTGTTCCAGAGGCCCAGCGCTCTGGCAGTGCAGCAGCTCACCGCGGCACAGCAGCAGCAGTACGCCCTCGCCGCAGCTCAACAACAACACATCG GTTTGGCACAAGCTGCATTTGTACCGAATCCGTACATCATCAGTGCTGCTCCACCTGGAACTGATCCATATGCTGCCGGCCTCGCTGCTGCCGCCACTCTAG GTCCACCGGTGATGCCCCATCAGTACTATGGTGTCACACCATGGGGCGTGTATCCTGCCAATCTATTCCAACAGCAGGCTGCCACCCCCTCCAACTCGGCCAACCAGCAGTCTGCAGCGCAGACCCAGCAGAACCAACAACAG GTGATGCGTGCTGGTGGAAACCAACGACCTCTGACTCCCAGTCAAGGACAGCAGGGTCAGCAGACAGAGCAGCTTGTAGCAGCAGCAGCTGTGAATTCCGCCTTGGCATTTGGGCAGGGTCTGGCAGCAGGTGTACCTG GTTATCCTATGTTAGCTCCAGCTGCATATTATGACCAGACGGGTGCACTTGTGGTGAATACAGGTGCTCGTGGTGGCCCAGTTCGACTTATGGCCCCTGCCTCGGTTATCATCAGCCCATCAGCAG tggctgctgctgctgcttcagcAGGTGGGGCTAATGGCGGTCTCGGTGGTGGAGCAAGCGGTGCGTTCCGTGCATTGAGTTCCCAGCAGGGTCATGGGCAGCAAGGGAGCGGGGCTTTGGGAGGAAGCTCTTTTTATGGGGGTGGCTCCCCAAGCTCTTCCTCACAGAGCTCTTCACTATTTTCACAAGGCTCTGCCCAGCCAGGAAGCACCTCACTTGGATTCAGTGCCAACCCATCATCTTCTCTGGGAGCCACACTTGGAGCAGCACTCGGGGGTTTTGGCACAGCAG tggctAATTCCAGTTCCAGTGGGTCCCGTCGAGATTCTCTGACGGGTAGCTCTGATCTGTACAAGCGCACACCCAGTAGCCTCACCCCTATTGGTCATGGGGGGTTCTACAATGGCCTCAGCTTTAGCTCCTCCCCTGGCCCAGTTGGCATGCCTCTTCCAAACCAAGGCCCCTCCCACTCACTCACCCCGCCACCCTCGCTCTCAACTCATGGATCTTCAAGCAGTCTTAACCTTG GTGGCCTGACCAATGGCAGTGGGCGTTTCATCTCTGCAGCTCCAGGAGCAGAGGCCAAGTTCCGCAATGCCACCACAGGCTCGTCTCTCTTCAGTCCCAGCAGCCAGCTCTTCCCGTCATCACGGCTACGCTACGGCATGTCTGACGTGATGCCATCGGGACGTAGCCGTCTGCTTGAGGACTTCAGAAACAACCGTTACCCCAACCTGCAACTGAGAGAAATCGCAGGACACGTCATGGAGTTCTCTCAGGACCAGCATGGCTCCAG GTTTATCCAGCTGAAACTGGAGAGAGCAAGTCCTGCAGAGCGTCAGTTGGTCTTCAATGAGATACTGCAGGCAGCCTACCAACTCATGGTTGATGTGTTTGGAAATTATGTCATCCAGAAGTTCTTTGAG TTTGGCAGTCTTGATCAGAAGTTGGCGCTGGCGGAGCGGATCCGTGGCCATGTTTTATCGCTGGCACTGCAGATGTACGGCTGCAGAGTGATCCAGAAAGCTCTGGAGTTTATCCCTTCGGACCAACAAGTCATT AATGAGATGGTTCGGGAGCTTGACGGACACGTGTTGAAGTGTGTGAAGGATCAAAATGGCAATCATGTTGTGCAGAAATGCATTGAGTGTGTCCAGCCTCATGCTCTCCAGTTCATCATTGATGCCTTCAAAGGACAG GTGTTTGCTCTGTCTACACACCCATATGGTTGTCGGGTGATCCAGCGTATTCTGGAGCACTGCCTGCCTGAGCAGACTCTGTCGATACtggaggaaatacatcaacacaCCGAGCAGCTGGTCCAG GATCAGTATGGGAATTATGTAATTCAGCACGTGTTGGAGCACGGCCGCGCAGAGGACAAGAGCAAGATTGTATCTGAAATCCGTGGAAATGTTTTGGGGCTCAGCCAGCATAAGTTTGCCAG TAACGTGGTGGAAAAGTGCGTGACCCACTCGTTGCGTGCCGAGAGGGCGATGCTGATTGATGAGGTGTGCAGTATGGCAGACGGGCCCCACAGTGCCTTATACACCATGATGAAGGACCAGTACGCCAACTACGTTGTGCAGAAGATGATCGATGTGGCTGAGCCAACACAACGCAAGATTGTAATGCACAAG ATCCGACCCCATATTGCGACGCTGAGGAAGTACACGTACGGAAAGCACATTTTGGCCAAGCTGGAGAAGTACTACATGAAGAACGGCGTTGACCTCGGCCCACTCTGTGCTCCCCCTAATGGCATCATGTAA